One Panicum virgatum strain AP13 chromosome 3N, P.virgatum_v5, whole genome shotgun sequence DNA segment encodes these proteins:
- the LOC120666941 gene encoding 2-methyl-6-phytyl-1,4-hydroquinone methyltransferase 2, chloroplastic-like, whose product MAMASPYAPGGGAGALAPGRAMVRSPAGGLVLGPSKAGLPRPLALARRSPQLAAARLRCAASSSPAAPARPVTAPRFIQHKKEAFWFYRFLSIVYDHVINPGHWTEDMRDDALEPADLYSRHLKVVDVGGGTGFTTLGIVKHVNPENVTLLDQSPHQLEKARQKEALKGVTIMEGDAEDLPFPTDSFDRYISAGSIEYWPDPQRGIKEAYRVLRFGGTACVIGPVHPTFWLSRFFANMWMLFPKEEEYIEWFKKAGFKDVKLKRIGPKWYRGVRRHGLIMGCSVTGVKRERGDSPLELGPKAEDVSKPVNPITFLFRFLIGTICAAYFVLVPIYMWIKDQIVPKGMPI is encoded by the exons ATGGCGATGGCCTCCCCCTACgcaccgggcggcggcgcgggggcgctCGCGCCGGGAAGGGCCATGGTCCGCTCGCCCGCCGGGGGGCTCGTCCTCGGCCCCTCCAAGGCCGGCCTCCCCCGCCCCCTCGCCCTCGCCAGGCGGAGCCCCCAGCTCGCGGCCGCCAGGCTGCGGtgcgcggcgtcctcgtcgcctgCGGCCCCCGCGCGGCCCGTCACGGCGCCGCGGTTCATCCAGCACAAGAAGGAGGCCTTCTGGTTCTACCGCTTCCTCTCCATCGTGTACGACCACGTCATCAACCCGGGCCACTGGACCGAGGACATGCGCGACGACGCGCTCGAGCCCGCCGACCTCTACAGCCGCCACCTCAAGGTcgtcgacgtcggcggcggcaccggcttCACCACGCTCGGGATCGTCAAGCACGTCAACCCGGAGAACGTCACGCTGCTCGACCAGTCCCCGCACCAGCTCGAGAAGGCCAGGCAGAAGGAGGCGCTCAAGGGGGTCACCATCATGGAGGGCGACGCCGAGGACCTGCCCTTCCCGACCGACAGCTTCGACCGATACATCTCCGCCGGCAG CATCGAGTATTGGCCTGATCCGCAGAGAGGAATCAAGGAAGCGTACAGGGTCCTGAGGTTTGGTGGGACAGCTTGTGTGATCGGCCCTGTGCACCCAACCTTCTGGCTCTCCCGCTTCTTCGCCAACATGTGGATGCTCTTCcccaaggaagaagagtacATCGAGTGGTTCAAGAAGGCTGGGTTCAAGGATGTCAAGCTGAAAAGGATTGGACCAAAGTGGTACCGTGGCGTCCGAAGGCATGGCCTGATCATGGGATGCTCTGTCACAGGTGTGAAGAGAGAACGTGGAGACTCTCCTTTGGAG CTTGGTCCGAAGGCTGAGGATGTCAGCAAGCCAGTGAATCCTATCACGTTCCTCTTTCGCTTCCTCATAGGAACAATATGTGCTGCATACTTTGTTCTGGTGCCTATTTACATGTGGATAAAGGACCAGATCGTGCCCAAAGGCATGCCAATCTGA
- the LOC120666942 gene encoding wall-associated receptor kinase 2-like, which yields MQEALLLLVLIIYPATVVLATSSGPPISLPGCPDKCGNVSIPYPFGIGDDCAATSHNRYFALMCNNSLQPPRPMFGDPSIAVEVIDISLEHGEVRVYGDVSYICFTSNTTVSDSFDVGLSLEITQLIPSTRNRFTVIGCSALGIIQGNTPDPYVAGCYSYCQDIKSTSDGASCAGMGCCETTIPPNLTYFVTQLLNQSSVWPFNPCFYAMLVEEGWYSFRRQDLGGHLGFMKEKANRGVPVVSDWAIRNGSCPKDGAKAPKDYACVSSNSYCVNAGNGPGYLCNCSEGYEGNPYLPNGCQDIDECELRKQDVKYKTLYPCENGHCRNTPGSYRCKCWAGTRSDGTNSGCRPVLSQAEKVVIGLSGSAMVLISLACLVVMKSQRRKYKKEKDEYFKQNGGLKLYDEMRSRQVETIHILTEKEIKKATDNFSEDRVLGCGGHGMVYRGTLDDNKEVAIKKSKVIDDDCREEFVNEIIILSQINHRNIVRLLGCCLEVDVPMLVYEFISNGTLFEFLHDYDHKSPIPLDLRLKIATQSAEALAYIHSSTSRTILHGDVKSLNILLDNEYNAKVSDFGASALKSMDKNDFIILIQGTLGYIDPESFVSHRLTDKSDVYSFAVVLLELMTRKKAIYIDISNEKKALSHTFILMFHQNELRDMLDSEIVDDEVMVVLEKLAELVMQCLNPKGDERPTMKDVAERLQILRRLHLQLVTKTQPIQAHYSYGGPSASVPSDEKGYQSTETSKLVLEIDLAR from the exons ATGCAAGAAGCATTGCTCCTCTTGGTGCTCATCATCTACCCAGCAACAGTGGTGTTAGCCACCTCTTCCGGGCCTCCCATATCATTGCCTGGATGCCCCGACAAGTGTGGCAATGTATCCATCCCTTACCCCTTTGGTATCGGTGATGACTGTGCCGCAACCAGTCATAACCGCTACTTTGCTCTGATGTGCAACAACAGTTTGCAGCCACCAAGGCCGATGTTTGGTGACCCTTCCATAGCTGTAGAGGTCATCGACATCTCGCTGGAGCATGGTGAGGTGCGTGTTTATGGCGATGTCAGCTACATCTGCTTCACATCAAACACAACCGTATCAGACAGCTTCGATGTCGGGTTAAGCCTGGAGATCACACAATTGATCCCTTCCACCCGCAACCGGTTCACAGTCATCGGCTGTAGTGCCCTGGGGATTATTCAAGGCAACACACCTGACCCTTATGTGGCTGGTTGCTACTCCTACTGCCAAGACATCAAAAGCACATCAGATGGTGCATCATGCGCCGGGATGGGATGTTGCGAGACAACCATACCCCCAAATCTCACCTACTTCGTGACACAATTGCTCAACCAGAGTAGTGTGTGGCCATTCAACCCATGCTTCTATGCGATGCTTGTAGAGGAAGGGTGGTACAGCTTCAGGAGGCAGGACCTTGGAGGGCACCTTGGGTTCATGAAGGAGAAGGCCAATAGAGGTGTCCCAGTCGTTAGTGACTGGGCCATTAGAAATGGATCCTGTCCAAAAGATGGGGCAAAAGCACCTAAAGACTATGCTTGTGTCAGCTCAAACAGCTACTGCGTGAATGCAGGCAATGGGCCAGGGTACCTGTGCAACTGCTCTGAAGGTTATGAGGGCAATCCTTATCTACCCAATGGTTGCCAAG ACATAGATGAGTGCGAGCTGCGTAAACAGGACGTTAAGTACAAAACACTTTATCCGTGCGAAAATGGGCACTGTCGCAATACACCAGGGAGCTATAGATGCAAGTGCTGGGCAGGAACAAGATCAGATGGTACAAATTCTGGATGCCGACCTGTGCTTAGCCAAGCTGAAAAGGTGGTCATAG GCCTAAGTGGTTCTGCAATGGTACTGATATCATTGGCATGCTTAGTGGTCATGAAATCACAACGAAGGAAGTATAAGAAGGAGAAGGATGAGTACTTCAAACAAAATGGAGGTCTCAAATTATATGATGAGATGAGGTCAAGGCAGGTTGAAACCATCCATATACTTACAGAGAAAGAGATTAAGAAAGCTACAGATAACTTCAGTGAAGATCGTGTTCTTGGATGTGGTGGCCACGGAATGGTCTATAGAGGAACTTTAGATGACAACAAAGAAGTCGCCATAAAGAAGTCCAAAGTAATTGATGATGATTGCAGAGAAGAATTTGTAAATGAGATAATAATTTTGTCACAAATTAACCACAGGAACATTGTAAGATTACTGGGATGCTGCTTGGAGGTAGATGTGCCTATGCTGGTCTATGAGTTCATTTCCAATGGTACCCTCTTTGAGTTTCTTCATGACTATGATCACAAATCACCAATCCCCTTGGATCTTAGACTGAAGATTGCTACACAGTCAGCAGAGGCTCTTGCATATATTCATTCATCAACTTCCCGGACAATTCTGCATGGAGATGTCAAATCCCTCAATATACTCTTGGATAATGAATACAACGCAAAAGTTTCAGATTTTGGGGCATCGGCACTGAAGTCCATGGACAAAAATGATTTCATTATCCTTATCCAAGGAACTCTCGGTTATATAGACCCTGAGAGTTTTGTCAGTCACCGTCTAACTGACAAAAGTGATGTATACAGCTTCGCAGTTGTTCTTTTAGAACTAATGACCAGAAAGAAGGCCATATACATTGATATCTCTAATGAAAAGAAAGCATTATCTCATACTTTCATACTGATGTTCCACCAGAATGAGCTCCGGGATATGTTGGATAGTGAAATAGTAGATGATGAAGTTATGGTAGTACTTGAGAAACTAGCTGAACTAGTCATGCAGTGCCTGAACCCAAAAGGAGATGAGAGGCCAACAATGAAGGACGTTGCAGAACGCCTACAAATATTGAGAAGGCTCCATTTGCAGCTAGTCACAAAGACACAACCTATTCAAGCACATTATTCTTATGGAGGGCCATCAGCATCTGTCCCTTCAGATGAGAAGGGGTACCAGAGCACAGAGACATCGAAACTGGTGTTGGAGATAGATCTTGCAAGATAA